The Shewanella mangrovisoli genome has a window encoding:
- a CDS encoding sulfotransferase, translating into MPDYLTIATLPDSQGHNHSEDVQLNQPQCDSTKPNDIRPNAIKPSAIEPSAVKHESVAAKQKQKVIFIGLPRTGTTSVSVALLEQGLKVAHMAFTKEAFMQADAISDAPCFSDFKQLDGLFPETKFVYLDRELSVWVPSMQMLLSRMLPHLDAKTGRFHPIMKRSFRHSFGVGLVENPQDEQHLIDCYQRHKTEVLDYFAGRHNFLCIDVSRQGALGQLLTFMGLASATNQQNFPKLNVGRNVASWDEYKHPNKISANASGPEKRKFFDYKL; encoded by the coding sequence ATGCCTGATTACCTAACTATTGCCACCCTTCCCGATTCTCAAGGGCATAACCATAGTGAAGATGTGCAGCTCAATCAGCCACAGTGCGATTCGACTAAACCCAATGACATCAGGCCAAATGCAATTAAGCCGAGTGCAATCGAGCCGAGTGCAGTTAAGCATGAATCGGTGGCTGCCAAGCAAAAACAGAAGGTTATTTTTATCGGCTTGCCCCGTACAGGGACGACGAGCGTGAGTGTGGCACTATTAGAACAAGGCTTAAAAGTGGCGCATATGGCGTTTACCAAAGAGGCCTTTATGCAGGCTGATGCGATTTCCGATGCACCTTGTTTTAGCGATTTCAAACAGTTGGATGGATTATTCCCCGAGACCAAATTTGTTTATCTTGACCGTGAGTTAAGCGTTTGGGTGCCATCGATGCAGATGTTACTGAGTCGAATGCTGCCACATTTAGATGCCAAAACCGGTCGATTCCACCCAATCATGAAGCGCAGTTTTCGCCATAGCTTTGGTGTCGGTTTGGTTGAAAACCCGCAAGATGAACAACATCTTATCGATTGCTATCAGCGCCATAAAACAGAGGTATTGGACTACTTTGCGGGTAGACACAACTTCCTCTGTATCGATGTCAGCCGCCAAGGCGCCCTCGGCCAGCTATTAACATTTATGGGATTAGCCAGCGCCACAAACCAACAGAACTTTCCTAAACTCAATGTCGGCCGCAATGTCGCCAGTTGGGATGAATATAAACACCCAAATAAGATCAGCGCTAATGCCTCGGGGCCTGAAAAACGTAAGTTCTTCGATTATAAGCTTTAA